Genomic window (Geotrypetes seraphini chromosome 6, aGeoSer1.1, whole genome shotgun sequence):
CACCCCAGTGATTCAGTAGCAGCCGTTTTGCTTGACAATAGAGAAGGAATTTTTGTTCTGTTAGAATTTTCCATCgtcatttttttccccaaaacatccaaaattggatttagacatcatattcaaaatgcctcctctcccccccctcccccatgtataTTTATTTCAGGCACAAGGTTAAATTTGGAAACAAGATAATAGACTTGAAACACATTTTAGATGGATAGTCTATACATGAAATCTTAAATCAGCCATGTCTGATAATGCAAAATACATTTGAGTTAATACTTGCACAGAGAAGGCCAGTGGGTTCAAGGACAATAAATTGCAGGCTGGCTATGCTTTCACCTACTTCCTGTCTCTCACTGAACcgaagaaagctctggaaaagATACTGTTCATAAGGAAACACCTTGATTCTGCGCCAGACATTAATAATGCGATATTTAAGTGACAGACACTTTGAATTTACCAGCAATAGTGAGACAGGTCAGGGAACTAAAGGTCCCCCAGCAGAGCCTCGAGTCTTTTAACAGACCATTCACGTTGGAGAAACATGCCGGCCAGAGAAGATGACTGATGTAGAAAGCTATAATTTATTAATTGGGAGGGTTTGCGTCTCGGCCAGCTGCACGCTTGCAGGTCTGGATGGGAAGTCAGGCTTTTGCAGGGAACAAATGCCCTGCGCACCAGAGAACAAATGAAACCACTGAGCATTCGATGCACTTCGCCCTCTAATTAGCTTTGAGGCTGGCTGCGGTGAGTCTGCATGTGACGAAACAAAACATCTATTTGTCCACAGGTGGATTCCTCTAGACATCTACAaattaaccagaaaaaaaaaaaaaaaacaacaacccaagtTCCAAAGCAATAACTGAAATCAACACTACAACAGTCAGAGCTCCGAACCTTCAGCTCTTACAAAGTTAATGCCCCCGAGTCATCAAAAAGCAACGGATTTGTAGTTGCTTTTCATTCAGATGCAGATATAGAAAAAGCAGCGTGTAAAAAGACCATttacaggaggctgaaaactaAGCAGCAACAGATTTGGAGAAGTAGGCCAGTGGTTTGTGCAGTGGAAACTGGATTcaattccttgtgaccttggggaactctccattgccccaggtagaaaaTAAGTATTTgtctatctccccctccccccttttatgaagccgcgttaggctttttttttttttttatcgctggccatgtCAATAATAGCATTGGAACTAATACCGCCGTGGccgtaaatttttaaaaaaaagcctaatacaGCTTCATAAGTATAATTGTAAACCATGTtggttgtaaccacagaaaggcagcacATCAAATCTCATCCCCTTCTAAACCTGAAAAGGGTGCAGTTAAATTGCAATGGTAGGGTGGGGAGGGGTATTTTAAACCACAAATACTGAGAAAACCCCACAGTTGAGTGTGCAGAACAAACTAGCCCTAATTGAGGCGGGGCGCCCAGACAAATACTGGCAGAGTGTCCTGAGCACCCTTGATACAGCCACGatagtggcgaaacgggtccccgtcgGACTTCTCATGAAACTCTGCGCACTAGAGATAAGTAGCATTTCCTGCTGTTTGAtatataaacaaagaaaaataagttAAACAAACAGTGAGAATTAAGTTATACACAGGAGTGTGTGGcatggtggttgaagctacagcctccgcaccctggggttgtgggttcaaatcccgcgctgctccttgtgaccctgggcaagtcacttaatcttccatagccccaggtacgttagataaattgtgagcccaccgggacagatagggaaaatgcttgagtacctgattgtaaaaactgcttagataaccttgataggcggtatataaaaattctaataaacttgaaacaaaaggTGGTGGAGGTTACATGGGTCAGCGATGGAAATTACAAACTGTTAAAAACTTGGTATCTGATTAAATATCCTAATTGAAGCAGGTATCTGAGACCCTTTATCCTCAGTTTCCTTGAAACACTCAACTGTGGGATTTTCTCAGTATTTGTGGATTATTCCTAAGGAATCCCGTTAACCATTTTCCTTGAACTGTTTAGTGAGTATTTTAAAGCCCCTGCTCCAACAGGCAATAAGTGATTTATCGCATAAATGAAAGGAATAACCTCCAAGCTTAGAAAAGGCGCAGGATTTATCATAATAGCATAGCCAGCAGCCATCACATCCCCTTGTGTTTCCTCTGGCCTATCATTTCTTGTACATTCTGTGGAAGGAATTGTCACCCAGGATTATTCcttgtgttctttttcttttttttttttattatttaaatctttattgattttcaagtaataACAGcgcaatacatatgaatctgaacgtaTAATGAATCAAggaaagcactttgaacttacaaatattcaaaagcaatcattctcccccccccccccattaattaATCCAAAATACAAATGTATATAAACTTCCAATAACCTTGCTTTAATTAAAATAGAAGTGCAAACCTACCCCCTCCTTcgcaccctggatgtgtaaggaaatcagacaaaaattaaaggGAAAATGACCAGTAAATAGAAGCCATATTCTTTGTGTTCTTTATACGGATCTTCCAAATTCCCCACCCTGATAATATAAATGGATGTAAATTATACCATGCCCTTTCTAACCCTTTGTGCCTTCATGCTACATATCCGTCTTCCATTACTGCAGATCGGATGTAGGTGTGGCTCCATGAATTGTCAGCGTTACAGAGAGAGCAATAACCATTTTTCTCACCATGACCACCCAGAAAACTGCACTTCAGCAAAGCTCGGAAGCATCCATTTGCTGCAGAACACAGGGGACCTTTTACTGAGCTGAATTAAGGTCTCATGCACACCTAACACAGGAAAAGTGGCCTAATGCAGGACACGctaaagcagggatgtccaaccttttggcttccctgagccgcactggccgaaaaaaaatgtttctggggccgcgcaaacgctgcagcaagacagaggagggagccggcaagacggtaaatactcaggggcagcagaggaaaacaatgcATTGCCttcgactggggctgcacaaaatacttcacagggccgcaggttggatagCCCCTGCGCTAAAGCATTCTGTTTTGCCATCTGCATGCATTAACTGCATGGCgtttattttggggggagggggcgtgtCTGAGGCAGTGAATGGGCATGGATGCATGAATCAGCTAGAGTATTGACATTACCACTTTGTTAACTGGTTTGGGCATCCATAAACATGGGAAGCCTTAATTAGtgtctcctaaataggaggtagGTCTcccacattaatttttttaatggccacatgctaatatTAACACTAGCGCACAGCTAGAAAGGCagcaaataggaaaaaaaaacctttttagaTGACCATGCTAGAAAGGGGCTGTAGAGGGAATTCGATAACCAGAGCCgaaatatacttctccctccgtattcgtgggggatgcgggcagaacatagccgtgaatactggaaaaccgcgaataactttttgcatgttattcgaggtttttcggtaaaatagacctgaaaaagataataaaccctGAATGACCTGACCTGCGATTTGCTTCGTACATCGCCGGGAGCAGCGAATTCCTTCAGGAACCACCGagagcagcgatttccaatgtgaaacgccggGTTCAGTGACGAAAactagggggcggagtcagcagccgaaaaatcacgaataagcgaatctgcagatatggaaaccgcagacacggagggagaagtgtataggcagtgaaaaaaaaaatattcagcgCTAAGCACGATTTTATAAAGAGTTTGCGCCTTATACAGAATTGGGTTTCGCACGGATTCCGTGCCTGACTGTTGGGTGCTGAACTTACACCTGCTAATTCCTGGTATGAATGCCGGCACGCAAGCTAGGCGCGATTAGACAGTATTCCGCAATCCCGCACACAAATGGGTGGAATGCCCCCGACCGGCCCCCCTTTGCGGGTACGTGTCATGTTGATTGTTCAGAGCTCATTCTGCAATTTATTTGCATGCGCATCTCGGAAGCATACTCAAAGTTGGGCCTACaactttgggcaccatatatagactTGGGGGTCAGGGCTGGCTCAAAGGACTGATGCGCTGAGCCAACTTTTTCATTGGCAcctgctccctcctcccccaaatcTGGTACTTGCGTCTCTATTCTGCCCCTCCTCCCCTTTGATCCACTATCTCCCCCTCTCTCACAagtcctccccgccccccccccccactcctgccGTACCAGGTGAGGCACTGGTTCGGGGTAATGGTGATAAAAAAGCATCAGAATCCCAGTCCAGCATCCATCTCTCCTGGAATACGAAGGTAGACCAAACTGGGATTTTCACACCCTTTATCGCCGGAGCCCTGGgtcagtgcctcacctggtccataggttgacGGGTTAATGTACACAGATAAGGCGACCACAAGGATGCACTAAGTCCACTTACTAGTGCAGCTTATTAAAAgagccccccctccccgcagTCACCAGTCAAGATCTTTGCATGCTGCCAAGGCGAAAACCCAGTTCACCCCTCCTGTTAGAAATTCCAGCTACTTCAAGCATCTCCCCCAGATTTCAATGGCACCTACTCTCTTCCAGCATCAGAATTCCTCTGTGCTAAGTTGAGATCagttaaaaaaaatcagcaaagCAGTTgggtatttatttaattttctataacgttctcccaggggaccttagaacggtttacatgaatttattcaggtactcaagcacattcccttgtctgtcccggtgggctcacaatctatctaacgtacctggggcaatggagggattaagtgacttacccagggtcacaaggagcagcgtggatttgaacccacaaccccagggtgctgaggttgtagctttaaccactgtgccacacactgcaGATCTGCTCTGGGAGAATGTGAAAATCTTTGCCAGTTTGAGTAGGTTTTAGAAGAGCGACATCACAGTTGCACAAAGTTGAGGATACCGTGTGGGATCTTTTCAGactatatactgtattttcacgcatataacgcgcgcgtcatgcacgattttacaaaccgtgcataaccttgcgcgttatacgcgtgagcgcgctatataaatttttttttacatagttcccaccccgtccgacgcccgattcatcatctggaaggaccgctcgcacccccaccgctcgcactcccaccccgatggaccgctcgcattCCCACCCAAAAACCGCTCGCACCTCcgcagcctccccccctccccccatggagaagctgtctaccttgtttccggatgccagtgagcccagctgcttcctctgccggcggtcctgccccttctctgagccctgctgcgctgcttcctcttccggcggtcccgccctttctctgacgtcagagaaagtccttccggatgatgaatcgggcgtcgggggggggggggcatcaggctttcagggtggggacaggacttcaagggggagaggagagttcgGGGTGGCTGAAagtagagtcggggtggccagaggaggagTCGAGGCAAGTGaatggaaagtcggggcggggtgaaaggagagtcggggcagccagaggaaagtcggggcagccagaggagagtcggggtggcatgcgcggtatacccgtgagcgcggtatataaaaatttctttacataaatttgtgtttcccgcgcgctatacccgtgtgcacgttttacacgggtgcgcgttatctacgtgaaaatacggtaggtccCTTATTGGGTACAGACAGTATCTGGGGGCCAGATGTGTTAAGCGTATTTTCTATAAGTACATAAAATTGGAAGAAACCATTTACTGCTTTGTTCTTTTATTATGCAAAGAGATGGATGACGATGCAACCTGTTGGAACTATCAAAGCACCTTTCTTGCACAATCATCTTTGTTCCATCTACTAGGCCTTAAATTTAAAAAGGCATCATCTCTTCCCAGACCCTTTCCTATTTCTCTAGGAGGTCAGTTTCCCCTTACCTGTAAGAGGTACCAGATCCCTTTTCCTCCTTGATCTGCTTGTTCGTAGCATCTGCCACAGCCCGTCCTGTGCCCTCACGCGACCCTGGTTGGGAGTCCTTTGCCTGGGAAGGCCCTGCTTTCCTCTCGTGACCCTCTGCTCCCTTCTCCTGGGGCTCAGAGCTCTCGTGAGCTCGATGTTTCTTTTCACTGGGACCGTCAGCAAGAGGCTTAGGGATCCAGGGGTGGTCACCCCGCCGTGGGATGGGCCAGGCTTTGAAATCCTTCTTGTACTGCGTCTCCCGTTCAAATGGGGTGCCTGAAGGCTGGTACTCACTCTTGGGTTTGCAACTGGGCTCCGGCCTCACCTTCCAGGGTTTGTAGTCCTGTCGCATGACTGAGCCGAGGGGGCATGCACCAGTACTCTGATCCACCGGTGGCTCCCCGAGGCAGGGCTGTGTCTGTATGGCATGAGCCGGAACAGGATTGGGGCCTGTAAGAGGTGGTGGCTGGGCACCATTGGTCACCTCTGAGTACTTGGTGAAGACCAAAGGCACTGCGATGTCCGCCTTGTCTAGCTGGTTCCAGAAACGAGCAATGCAGCAAGCCCTGGTGATACAGGGCCATGCCATGCTGCTGCTAGAGCTATCAATTtttgctgcaaaaaaaaaaaaaaaaaaatcctatttcCTCCACCAGAAGCAGCAGCAATAGCAACAACagccctcaaaaaaaaaataaaaaaattttgtctctcttttttttaatgtgataCAAATCTGCAAAACTGGACTCCTGCAATATTTACTGCAAAGGGCCAATCGGTGCAGAAAACAGATTTCCCAACCTGTTTATTATTATCCTCGTCTTGAAATCCTTCCTACCCACTAGCTGAAGTCATGGTGCCGGCAAGGGTGGCGGCGATCGGGCGACGGCAGGCTGGAAGCTGCAGCAGTCAGAAGGAATCTGGCGCGATGGGGAACATCGCTGCAGGAGGGGACCCCACCCACACCGCTGTCAGCATCCTCGGAAAATGCTCCGGCAACCGAGCCGCGGTGCCGAGGAGATCACCCACCTCCGTCAGCACGCAGGCAGGGAGGGGAGTGGGGCCACCCTCTTAACCCTCTCCTCTCCGCAGCCAAGGGATCCTGGCTGACTTCCTTGGCGTAGAGGGCTCGAAAGAAACCAAGCTGGAAATCGCTCTTGATTGCCCAGGCTTTGCATCTTTTTCAAGCGAGCCCACGACCCGGATCGGTGCTGACGTGCCATGATGCAGCTCAGATGGGTTGGCAATGTTGTGGTAACGCCTGGACGCTTTCCAATCACCCCAAACGGGGTTGAACTAGCTCACGCTTTTGGGACACTATTTTCAGGACCACGGAGCCTGGACAGCTCCCATGTGCCGTCAAGAGGAGAGTCTTAAAACACGGGAGAGTACAGAGGATCGGGTGACTGATTGTCCACTCCTTACCTCCtgtagcccaggggtgtcaaagtccctccttgagggccgcaatccagtcgggttttcaggatttccccaatgaatatgcatgatatctatttgcatgcactgctttcattgtatgctaatagatctcatgcatattcattggggaaatcctgaaaacccaactggattgcggccctcaaggagggactttgacacccctgctatagcccGAAATTCGGATTTTTAAACTTTTCAAGGCAACCGCCTTTAACCATGTGAATATTACTTAACCCAACTAAACCTCAAACTAAGCAAAAGAATGGAGCCAGgaggcatttttaaaaaattcattttggaaaCAACTCAATCTTTCAAGGGCAACGTAAATTTCCAGAAataatttacatattttatagggttaccatatggctccagaaaaaaaaaaaaggagaaatccgggttttacatctgtctcaatctagcctccttacttccattgcttaaagtggaagtaaaacccggatgtctgaatccatcctcctttttctagaccCTATGGcacgggtagggaactccggtcctcgacagccgtattccagttgggttttcaggatttccccaatgaatacgcattgaaagcagtgcatgcaaatagatctcacgcatattcattggggaaacactgaaaacccgactggaatatggctctcgaggaccggagttccctaccccctgccctatgggctccttttatcaagccgcgcgagcgggtttaacgcacgcaacttttcatcacgcgttaacccccgcgctggcctaaaaactgcagcctgctcaagaggtggcggtagggctagcgcagctggcgatttagcgcacggtattatgcacgttaaaccgctagcgtgcctttgtaaaaggaaccctatatttGAAGCAAACTTAAATTATTTTTGAAGGTGAAATTAACACATCCAGTTAGTTGTTCTAAATACCACTTCTGAAcctcacaaaatattttttttttcacggtGGATCTTGCTCTCACTAACAAACATCATCATATTAATGATTGTATCGGGCATTATCAGACAGACGCTAATTTTATGGATTTTAGTTAAGAAATTACAGGCTTTTGTGATATCAGTAGATTTATTCAGGATTTTTAGGTTtagagctgaaaaaaaaaaaaataattttacgcAACGGTATCTTTCCCTGTTGATTCTATTCTGGGCCTATCctatagagcagggctgcccaagtccggtcctcgagaactactggcaggccaggttttcaaaatatccacaatgaatatgcatgagaaagatttgcctgcactgccttcttggtatgcaaatctctctctcatgcatattcattgtggatatcctgaaaacctggcctgccagtagatctcgaggaccggacttgggcagccctgctatagagcagtggttcccaaccctgtcctggagaacccccaggccagtcgggttttcaggatagccctaatgaatatgcatgagagagatttgcatacctgtcacttcgcagcttaggaaaaggagccctgggTTTAGCATGCTGTGGCTTaataaagtttgcgagacactgatagtcagtcgggttttcaggatttccccaatgactatgcattgaaaacagtgcatgcacatagatctcgtgcatagtcattagggaaatcctgaaacccagactggattgcggccctcaagaagggactttgagaatattagagaatgacacggtgacaaaattcatcaccattcccgtccccgcgaataaccatgggaaaccatcttcatgtcattctttaaggagagagggaagaatcagagtatccagagcagatattgtgatgtcataatgcctcattccaccagtgcctaagagccaatcacatcagtgatgtcacaatggcttcattatccttggctcacataagaatcagagtatgaatggccacaaccactgacctgcaagctttgctttgaaaaatgctggtgtagaaggactgaggttgaaacagacactacaaaatgacagtctctggtatccagagcagatattgtgatgtcataatgcctcattccaccagtgcctaagagccaatcacatcagtgatgtcacaatggcgtcattatccttggctcacataagaatcagagtatgaatggccacaaccactgacccgcaagctttgctttgaagaaggactgaggttgaaatagacactagaaaatgacatgggattatttcccgcggttatccgcggggacgggaacggtgatgaattttgtcactgtgtcattctctaatattctcaaagtcccttcttgagggccgcaatccagtctgggtttcaggatttccctaatgaacatgcatgagatctatgtgcatgcactgttttcaatgcatagtcattggggaaatcctgaaaacccgactggatttcggccctcaagaagggactttgagatccctgaaatcACATGCATTTGGGGGGAATGAGTAAACTTCCTATATGTACATTAAGAGCTACATCAGCCCAATATCCAAGCACAGCTGAAGTGAGTAATTTCTGTTCGGAAATCAGgggctcaatattcaaagcaattctTTGAGCATTCGACCAATTGCAAGGATGGAATCTTTCTGCTTCTGCTTTTATCtatttcaatattttatgtatgtaactttattgtaaaccgttttggaataaaacggtatagaaaactgtaACATAAATAAATTGTCCTGTTTGGgggctaactgctaattttcagtagATTGCGCCAATGAAAATAACTAGTTAGCGCTGAACTGAAAATCAGCTATTATGAGGACattcatagagaatgacatgagggacaaatatgtccctgtccccgcgggatctcaatatccctatCCCTTCCCCGCGAGTTCtgtcccattcctacaagc
Coding sequences:
- the MAP6 gene encoding microtubule-associated protein 6 encodes the protein MAWPCITRACCIARFWNQLDKADIAVPLVFTKYSEVTNGAQPPPLTGPNPVPAHAIQTQPCLGEPPVDQSTGACPLGSVMRQDYKPWKVRPEPSCKPKSEYQPSGTPFERETQYKKDFKAWPIPRRGDHPWIPKPLADGPSEKKHRAHESSEPQEKGAEGHERKAGPSQAKDSQPGSREGTGRAVADATNKQIKEEKGSGTSYRNEFRPWTDVKPVKPIKAKPQYKPPEEKVIHETSYKATFKGECNQPASGDNKFTERRRIRSLYNEPYKEITKVEKPPVQPSKPKKTSTSHKPVRKAKDKQSAPGRAAKKKNPELGGGETKPEDQEKGKEMNNKLTEAKE